A section of the Rhodospirillales bacterium genome encodes:
- a CDS encoding transketolase, with protein sequence MRDLFLKTLKDEAAQDEAVMFLTGDLGFSVIEPFVAEFPDRFLNVGVAEQNLIGVATGLAQEGFKTVCYSIGNFPTLRPLEQIRNDAAYHNANVKVVCVGGGFSYGALGMSHHATEDLSILRALPNITVLAPATDAEVVACTQHMLRTPGVFYLRLERASAPIPEGHDDAAVEIGRLRTILPGGTDVTFIACGGVLGAAIGAAQALAGDGIKAGVVSAHTIKPLDAEGLRSIMGTSRAVITVEENTILGGLGGAVAETVLEFGMALPRFARAGISDTYTAVVGDQGYLKDLYGLNAESLARKAKTLLNA encoded by the coding sequence ATGCGCGATCTGTTCCTGAAGACATTGAAAGACGAAGCCGCACAGGACGAGGCGGTGATGTTCCTGACCGGCGATCTGGGCTTCAGCGTCATCGAGCCGTTTGTCGCGGAATTTCCGGACCGCTTCCTGAATGTCGGCGTGGCCGAACAAAACCTGATCGGCGTCGCCACCGGCCTTGCGCAGGAAGGGTTCAAGACCGTTTGCTATTCGATCGGGAATTTTCCGACGCTGCGCCCGCTGGAGCAGATCCGCAACGATGCCGCCTATCACAACGCCAACGTCAAGGTGGTGTGCGTGGGCGGCGGGTTTTCATACGGCGCGCTGGGCATGTCGCACCACGCGACCGAGGATCTTTCGATCCTGCGCGCCCTGCCCAACATCACCGTGCTGGCGCCCGCGACGGACGCCGAGGTCGTGGCGTGCACGCAGCACATGCTGCGCACGCCGGGGGTGTTCTATCTGCGGCTGGAGCGGGCATCCGCCCCGATTCCGGAAGGGCATGACGACGCGGCGGTCGAAATCGGCAGGCTGCGCACCATTCTGCCGGGAGGAACGGACGTGACCTTCATCGCCTGCGGCGGAGTCCTTGGCGCGGCCATCGGCGCGGCACAGGCGCTGGCAGGCGACGGCATCAAGGCCGGGGTGGTCAGCGCGCATACGATCAAGCCGCTGGACGCCGAGGGGTTGCGCTCCATCATGGGGACAAGCCGCGCCGTCATCACGGTCGAAGAAAATACGATCCTGGGCGGGCTGGGCGGCGCGGTCGCCGAAACCGTGCTGGAATTCGGCATGGCCCTGCCCCGTTTCGCGCGAGCCGGGATTTCGGATACCTACACCGCCGTGGTCGGCGACCAAGGGTACCTGAAGGACCTGTATGGGTTGAACGCCGAAAGCCTTGCGCGCAAGGCGAAAACGCTTTTGAATGCATAA
- the tilS gene encoding tRNA lysidine(34) synthetase TilS, producing the protein MKLDIPSDIAAAPLAVALSGGADSLALAHMLARTHGNLHLLTVDHALRPESGDEARQVADLVANWVANWPGVAHATLRWEGAKPSTRRMESARAARYALMAEYARAHGIRTLALAHHRDDQTETFLLRLARGSGIDGLAAMRERTQRDEMTLWRPLLASHTHADLVAYCREHGLAWIEDPTNANDKYARNRLRMALRGEGLNDTRLDATLRRIERAADTLRLLSDRLATRASVAHDDAAWVFDLNALRTEPFELALRVLRRAVDEQAGAAGYGARLDRLEDLARELLESPAATARTLGGCVLRVDPHAGTLSVAAEIPAQAAKTLPLAANGL; encoded by the coding sequence GTGAAGCTCGATATTCCATCCGATATTGCCGCAGCGCCATTGGCGGTTGCGCTCTCCGGCGGGGCCGATTCCCTGGCGCTGGCGCATATGCTTGCGCGCACGCACGGCAATCTGCACCTGCTGACCGTCGATCACGCCCTGCGCCCCGAAAGCGGGGACGAGGCGCGGCAGGTCGCTGACCTTGTCGCAAACTGGGTCGCGAACTGGCCGGGCGTCGCCCATGCGACCCTGCGCTGGGAGGGGGCGAAACCATCTACGCGGCGCATGGAATCCGCGCGCGCGGCGCGCTATGCGCTGATGGCGGAATATGCGCGCGCCCACGGCATCCGCACGCTGGCGCTGGCGCATCACCGCGACGACCAGACGGAAACCTTCTTGCTGCGCCTCGCGCGCGGCAGCGGCATCGACGGTCTGGCCGCGATGCGCGAACGCACACAGCGCGATGAAATGACGCTTTGGCGCCCGTTGCTGGCCAGCCATACCCATGCCGATCTGGTGGCCTATTGCCGCGAACACGGCCTTGCATGGATCGAGGACCCGACCAATGCGAACGACAAATACGCCCGCAACCGTCTGCGCATGGCGCTACGGGGCGAGGGGTTGAACGATACGCGCCTTGACGCCACCCTGCGTCGTATCGAACGCGCCGCCGATACACTGCGCCTGCTTTCCGACCGGCTGGCCACGCGCGCGAGCGTGGCGCACGATGACGCGGCATGGGTCTTCGACCTGAACGCGCTGCGGACGGAACCGTTTGAACTCGCGCTGCGCGTGCTGCGCCGCGCGGTTGATGAACAGGCGGGCGCGGCAGGTTATGGTGCGCGCCTCGACCGGCTGGAGGATCTGGCGCGCGAATTGCTCGAATCGCCTGCCGCCACCGCGCGCACGTTGGGCGGATGCGTGCTGCGCGTCGATCCGCATGCGGGTACGCTTTCCGTGGCCGCTGAAATACCGGCACAGGCCGCGAAAACCTTGCCTTTGGCGGCAAACGGTTTATGA
- a CDS encoding O-antigen ligase family protein yields MSLSDISVDNGRSAAAVWALAPLLMLGPLLSCGIPGVMAPLFIGCALVAVSIDSWQRRARPDIDRGLATLFGAFLAFGIASIVWSINPEHVLPKTIQLILNFGASALLVPVIGRMGTADFKRIGVFLMIGLGLGLAMYLSEVADGFKFYDLLRGGSDHDPIDSKQNKAVVLSALWLYLAFAFFFLRAGWRKRVIFVLAAACVIGITIFTHSASAQVVLLAVIALTPALLLFPARTGALLTLAVSGLIVATMPMIALEIDARVEWRNSSVLNDSIKSRIEIWDQAARRTREKTFLGWGLDSARAMPNRGELSYLAATRPYARYIHHLHPHNGPLQIWFETGAAGAAMLVFLFALFARRLCAWRDTTGARFGTFIWAVAFLYTLSIWGIWQTWFVSTLCFAGVAAYAGMRRLALEHSAVR; encoded by the coding sequence ATGAGCCTGTCCGACATATCGGTGGACAACGGCAGGTCCGCCGCCGCGGTCTGGGCGCTTGCGCCACTTTTGATGCTGGGGCCGCTTTTGAGCTGCGGCATACCCGGCGTGATGGCGCCTTTGTTCATCGGTTGCGCGCTGGTCGCGGTTTCAATCGATTCCTGGCAACGCCGCGCACGGCCAGACATCGACCGGGGACTGGCAACGCTGTTCGGCGCGTTTCTCGCATTCGGAATCGCCAGCATCGTCTGGAGCATCAATCCCGAACACGTCCTGCCCAAGACCATCCAGCTTATACTCAATTTCGGCGCAAGCGCGTTATTGGTGCCGGTCATCGGGCGGATGGGGACGGCGGATTTTAAACGCATCGGCGTATTTTTGATGATCGGTCTTGGACTTGGCCTTGCGATGTATTTGAGCGAAGTGGCGGATGGGTTCAAATTTTACGATCTTTTGCGCGGCGGCAGCGACCACGACCCCATAGACAGCAAGCAGAACAAAGCCGTGGTATTAAGCGCGCTGTGGCTTTATCTGGCGTTCGCTTTCTTTTTTCTGCGCGCGGGCTGGCGCAAACGCGTTATTTTCGTACTGGCCGCCGCCTGCGTCATCGGAATCACGATTTTTACGCATAGCGCCTCCGCACAGGTTGTGCTTTTGGCCGTGATCGCACTAACCCCGGCTTTGCTGTTGTTTCCGGCGCGAACCGGCGCGTTACTGACGCTTGCGGTATCCGGCCTGATTGTGGCGACGATGCCGATGATCGCGCTTGAAATCGATGCGCGCGTCGAGTGGCGGAATTCAAGCGTTTTGAACGATTCGATTAAATCGCGCATCGAAATCTGGGATCAGGCGGCGCGCCGGACGCGCGAAAAGACGTTTTTGGGGTGGGGCCTTGATTCCGCGCGGGCGATGCCCAATCGCGGGGAATTGTCATACCTTGCCGCGACACGGCCTTATGCCAGATATATCCATCACCTGCATCCGCATAACGGGCCGCTGCAAATCTGGTTCGAAACGGGGGCGGCAGGCGCGGCGATGCTGGTGTTCCTGTTTGCGCTGTTCGCGCGGCGGCTGTGCGCATGGCGCGATACCACGGGCGCGCGCTTTGGCACGTTCATCTGGGCGGTCGCGTTTTTATACACGCTGTCGATCTGGGGCATCTGGCAGACATGGTTTGTATCCACGCTGTGCTTTGCCGGCGTGGCCGCCTATGCCGGCATGCGGCGCCTTGCGCTGGAGCATTCTGCCGTCAGGTAG
- a CDS encoding oligosaccharide flippase family protein, which translates to MSQFIKHSFTMFRGAALGQLIPIVMLPVISRLYGPGAYGVFSGILALASVLAAMGALRLEVAIVLPADETEGLSIARAALRLAFWVMVAMLLIFGVFQPVLVARFGFPDIGYWICAAPVLAFLMTCAQIGGYSATRHRDYGAIAASNVHIQLINGAAAIGLGATGLGAVGLVAARVAGQILGVMRLRAHFRGLLAPVDVRAIVTKYRKFPLFNMPYSLIGTFTREFLILALTAFHQPAAAGLYGMARTAMLAPVSLVSSSLGQVFYREAARSIDDPRFADFAYALMLATACLTAPVLGAFTLWDTETFGFVFGARWAEAGVYASLFAPVAVLFMMTSWPERVFEVRGRQDIPLMLQIAFDGAAVVAVVLGLRTGMAALEAVAVFVVIQCLYHLSYIGFVFWALHLRARRYAFLLLCVLAAGLTPYSIDWLAGRFIHNTLALFMVDIGVTGAACLAGLLYAVRHVGRSAGFIGNPEKAV; encoded by the coding sequence ATGTCACAGTTCATCAAACATTCCTTCACCATGTTTCGGGGCGCGGCCCTGGGGCAGTTGATCCCGATCGTGATGCTGCCCGTGATATCGCGGCTTTACGGGCCGGGGGCTTATGGCGTTTTTTCAGGAATTCTGGCGCTTGCCAGCGTGCTGGCCGCGATGGGCGCCTTGCGGCTTGAGGTCGCCATCGTCCTGCCGGCCGACGAGACCGAAGGGCTTTCGATCGCACGCGCGGCTTTGCGGCTTGCGTTCTGGGTCATGGTGGCGATGCTTTTGATCTTCGGCGTTTTCCAGCCCGTACTGGTGGCGCGATTCGGGTTTCCGGATATCGGGTACTGGATCTGCGCCGCGCCGGTGCTGGCATTCCTGATGACCTGCGCCCAGATCGGCGGGTATTCCGCGACACGGCACCGCGATTACGGCGCTATCGCGGCGTCGAATGTCCATATCCAGCTGATCAACGGGGCGGCGGCGATCGGTCTGGGTGCAACGGGTCTGGGCGCGGTGGGGCTTGTCGCCGCGCGGGTGGCAGGCCAGATTCTGGGCGTTATGCGTCTGCGCGCGCATTTCCGCGGTCTGCTGGCACCGGTCGACGTTCGGGCGATCGTCACAAAATACCGCAAATTCCCGCTGTTCAATATGCCTTACAGCCTGATCGGCACGTTCACGCGCGAATTCCTGATTCTGGCCCTGACCGCGTTCCACCAGCCCGCCGCCGCCGGTCTTTACGGCATGGCGCGGACCGCCATGCTGGCGCCGGTCAGCCTTGTTTCGTCATCGCTTGGGCAGGTGTTCTACCGCGAGGCGGCGCGCTCGATCGACGATCCGCGATTTGCCGATTTCGCCTATGCGCTGATGCTGGCAACCGCGTGCCTGACCGCGCCGGTGCTGGGTGCCTTTACGCTTTGGGACACGGAAACATTCGGGTTCGTGTTCGGCGCGCGCTGGGCCGAGGCGGGCGTGTATGCCAGCCTGTTCGCACCGGTCGCAGTGCTGTTCATGATGACGTCGTGGCCGGAACGCGTGTTCGAGGTACGCGGGCGGCAGGATATTCCCCTGATGCTGCAAATCGCTTTCGACGGCGCGGCGGTGGTCGCGGTCGTTCTGGGCCTGCGCACGGGCATGGCGGCGCTGGAGGCGGTGGCGGTGTTCGTCGTCATCCAATGCCTGTACCACCTGTCCTATATCGGCTTTGTATTCTGGGCGCTGCACTTGCGCGCGCGGCGCTATGCGTTTTTGTTGCTGTGCGTGCTGGCCGCCGGGCTTACGCCTTACAGCATCGACTGGCTGGCCGGGCGATTTATCCACAATACGCTGGCGCTGTTCATGGTCGATATCGGCGTCACGGGCGCGGCGTGCCTGGCCGGTCTGCTCTATGCCGTGCGGCATGTGGGACGTTCGGCGGGTTTTATTGGCAATCCCGAAAAAGCGGTTTAA
- a CDS encoding transketolase → MDSRALAKTIRLKTLEMTSRGGGSHIGSIFSMADIIAVLYGKVMRLDPANPQWMGRDRFILSKGHAGAAIYVALSERGFFPKDTLDAYYTNGSIMSGHVSHKNVPGVELSTGSLGHGLPVSAGRAYALRQRKSNARMYCVLSDGECDEGSNWEAFLFAGHHKLRNLVAVIDHNKIQSLQSTEETLGLEPFADKLRAFRWDVVEVDGHDHDALAAALDVDPARATAPRAVIAHTIKGKGVSFMEHAVLWHYRTARGEEFERARAEIMAGA, encoded by the coding sequence ATGGATTCGCGCGCGCTGGCCAAGACCATACGCCTTAAAACGCTGGAAATGACCAGCCGCGGGGGCGGATCGCATATCGGCTCGATCTTCTCGATGGCCGACATCATCGCGGTTTTATACGGCAAGGTGATGCGACTCGATCCCGCCAATCCGCAATGGATGGGGCGCGACCGTTTCATCCTGTCCAAGGGCCATGCGGGCGCGGCGATCTATGTCGCGCTTTCGGAGCGCGGCTTTTTCCCCAAGGATACACTGGACGCCTATTACACCAACGGGTCGATCATGTCGGGGCACGTGTCGCACAAGAACGTGCCGGGGGTCGAACTTTCGACGGGATCGCTGGGCCACGGGTTGCCGGTCAGCGCGGGGCGGGCCTATGCCCTGCGCCAGCGCAAGTCGAACGCGCGCATGTACTGCGTTTTGAGCGACGGGGAATGCGACGAGGGCTCGAACTGGGAGGCGTTTTTGTTCGCCGGCCACCACAAGCTGCGCAATCTGGTCGCGGTCATCGACCACAACAAGATCCAGAGCCTGCAATCGACCGAGGAAACTTTGGGGCTGGAGCCGTTCGCGGACAAATTGCGCGCCTTTCGCTGGGATGTCGTCGAGGTCGACGGACACGACCACGATGCGCTGGCGGCGGCGCTGGACGTCGATCCGGCGCGAGCCACAGCCCCGCGCGCGGTGATCGCGCACACCATCAAGGGCAAGGGCGTATCGTTCATGGAGCACGCGGTTTTGTGGCATTACCGGACCGCGCGGGGTGAGGAATTCGAGCGCGCGCGCGCCGAGATCATGGCGGGAGCGTAA
- the hisH gene encoding imidazole glycerol phosphate synthase subunit HisH: protein MSYVAVIDYGAGNIGSVLNMFKKIGVAAKAAATPESVADAARILLPGVGAFDHCMQALNASGLRDALERAALSDKKPFLGICVGQQMMLEGSDEGKLPGLGWIPGRNVRFADIPGRRVPHMGWTEVAPTCAHPLFDGYAEPPCFYFVHSYHPACAHAENVLATADYGGAFCCAVHADNVVGVQFHPEKSHKYGMKFLINFAGWRAKS from the coding sequence ATGTCCTACGTGGCTGTCATTGATTATGGTGCGGGCAATATCGGCTCGGTGCTTAATATGTTCAAAAAGATCGGCGTTGCCGCGAAGGCCGCCGCGACGCCCGAATCCGTCGCCGATGCCGCGCGCATTCTTCTGCCGGGCGTGGGTGCCTTCGACCATTGTATGCAGGCGCTCAACGCCTCCGGCCTGCGCGACGCGCTTGAACGCGCGGCCCTGTCCGACAAAAAACCGTTTCTCGGCATCTGCGTGGGGCAACAGATGATGCTCGAAGGCTCGGACGAGGGGAAATTGCCCGGTCTTGGCTGGATCCCGGGGCGCAATGTACGCTTTGCCGACATCCCCGGCCGTCGTGTCCCGCATATGGGCTGGACCGAAGTCGCACCCACCTGCGCGCACCCGTTATTCGACGGTTATGCCGAACCGCCGTGTTTTTATTTCGTGCATTCATACCATCCTGCCTGCGCGCACGCCGAAAACGTGCTGGCCACCGCCGATTATGGCGGTGCGTTCTGCTGCGCCGTGCATGCGGATAACGTCGTCGGCGTCCAGTTCCACCCGGAAAAGAGCCATAAATACGGTATGAAATTCCTGATCAACTTTGCCGGCTGGCGGGCCAAGTCATGA
- a CDS encoding class I SAM-dependent methyltransferase, with product MTATATATADSKDMTYKDVTEMSGDEISAEQLQRLCNRYYWAGEYAREKDVVEVACGTGAGLGYLQAVARSVQACDVAEEVLGAPRAHYGSRIRIDTADAVKLPYGDHSADVVLMFEAIYYLPDAAAFLREARRVLRPEGMVLIASANKDLYDFNPSPFSHAYYGAADFAALAESAGFTVAELAGGTPLKRVSLRQRVLRPVKRIVVHLGLMPKTTAGKKWMKRLVFGQMVRLPDEIGASTCPYEKPQPISGEGPNREYKVLFCAMRKKDGTN from the coding sequence ATGACCGCAACCGCCACCGCAACAGCCGACAGCAAGGACATGACCTATAAGGACGTCACCGAAATGAGCGGCGATGAAATTTCGGCCGAGCAGTTGCAACGCCTGTGCAACCGTTATTACTGGGCGGGCGAATATGCGCGCGAAAAGGATGTCGTCGAGGTCGCGTGCGGCACCGGCGCGGGACTTGGGTATTTACAGGCGGTCGCACGCAGCGTGCAGGCTTGCGACGTGGCCGAGGAAGTGCTGGGCGCGCCGCGCGCGCATTACGGCAGCCGCATCCGCATCGACACCGCGGACGCCGTGAAACTGCCCTACGGCGACCATTCGGCGGATGTCGTCCTGATGTTCGAGGCCATCTATTACCTGCCCGACGCCGCCGCGTTTTTGCGCGAGGCGCGACGCGTCCTGCGCCCGGAGGGCATGGTGCTGATCGCCTCTGCCAACAAGGATCTGTACGATTTTAACCCCAGCCCGTTCAGCCATGCGTATTACGGTGCCGCCGATTTCGCGGCACTGGCTGAAAGCGCGGGGTTCACGGTGGCCGAGCTTGCGGGGGGCACGCCGCTTAAACGCGTGTCGCTGCGCCAGCGCGTGCTGCGTCCGGTCAAGCGCATCGTCGTCCATCTTGGGCTGATGCCCAAGACCACGGCGGGCAAGAAATGGATGAAGCGGCTGGTATTCGGGCAGATGGTCCGTCTGCCGGACGAAATCGGCGCCTCGACCTGCCCTTACGAAAAGCCGCAGCCGATTTCCGGCGAAGGGCCGAACCGCGAATACAAGGTGCTGTTCTGCGCCATGCGTAAAAAGGACGGAACGAATTGA
- a CDS encoding DegT/DnrJ/EryC1/StrS family aminotransferase: MSHAAAPKVHESLDAYNRKIPFFNYPALFKDHEEDYVRIFRDVCGRGAYILQKDLSEFEAAIAKFLKVKHVIGTADGTNAIMIGLMAIGLKPGDEVIVSSHTYIATASAAQMLGARAVPCDIGPDNLMDPASVERLITERTRVILPTHVNGRTCAMDPIMALAEKHGLMVAEDAAQALGSTYKGRAAGTFGRFGTFSFYPAKILGCFGDGGAVITNDDTLGAALRALRDHGRDETGKVVLWGTNSRLDNLQAAFLHYNFKSYPEIMARRRAIAAMYTQGLSDVAELRLPAGPDSQPDHYDVFQNYELAAENRDALREFLKDKGIGTIIQWAGTPVHQFKDLYPQTPSLPKVDHFFARCMMLPMNMTLSDDDVRHVIAAIRAFYGRA, from the coding sequence ATGTCGCACGCCGCCGCCCCCAAGGTTCACGAAAGCCTTGATGCGTATAACCGCAAGATTCCGTTTTTCAACTATCCCGCCCTGTTCAAGGATCACGAGGAAGATTACGTGCGCATCTTCCGCGACGTGTGCGGGCGCGGCGCGTATATCCTGCAAAAGGACCTGAGCGAGTTCGAGGCCGCGATCGCCAAGTTCCTGAAGGTCAAGCACGTCATCGGCACGGCGGACGGCACCAACGCGATCATGATCGGGCTGATGGCCATCGGCCTGAAGCCGGGGGACGAGGTCATCGTATCCTCGCACACCTATATCGCGACCGCGTCGGCGGCGCAGATGCTGGGCGCACGCGCCGTGCCGTGCGATATCGGGCCGGACAACCTGATGGACCCGGCATCGGTCGAGCGCCTGATCACCGAGCGGACCCGCGTGATCCTGCCGACCCATGTCAACGGACGGACCTGCGCGATGGACCCGATCATGGCCCTGGCCGAAAAACACGGGCTGATGGTGGCGGAGGATGCGGCACAGGCGCTGGGATCGACCTATAAGGGTCGGGCCGCCGGCACGTTCGGCCGTTTCGGGACGTTCAGCTTTTACCCCGCCAAGATTCTGGGCTGTTTCGGCGACGGCGGCGCGGTGATCACCAACGACGATACGCTGGGTGCCGCGTTGCGCGCATTGCGCGACCATGGGCGCGACGAAACCGGCAAGGTGGTGTTGTGGGGTACGAATTCGCGGCTGGACAATCTTCAGGCCGCGTTCCTGCATTACAATTTCAAATCCTATCCCGAAATCATGGCGCGCCGGCGCGCCATCGCGGCGATGTACACGCAAGGGCTTTCGGACGTCGCCGAGCTGCGCCTGCCCGCCGGGCCGGACAGCCAGCCAGACCATTACGATGTGTTCCAGAATTACGAGCTGGCCGCCGAAAACCGCGACGCCTTGCGTGAATTTCTTAAAGACAAAGGCATCGGCACGATCATTCAATGGGCGGGCACGCCGGTGCACCAGTTCAAGGATCTGTACCCACAGACCCCGTCATTGCCCAAGGTCGATCATTTCTTCGCGCGCTGCATGATGCTGCCGATGAACATGACGTTGAGCGACGATGACGTGCGGCATGTCATCGCCGCGATCCGCGCCTTCTACGGCCGCGCATGA
- a CDS encoding ATP-dependent metallopeptidase FtsH/Yme1/Tma family protein — protein sequence MAWLGVILVLGFIYSGFVQNHDLTGKGAIQALAYSDFMNDARKGDVEQVVIKGQDVKGQLKDGTQFTTMVPENENVVERLSGTSVKITAQKPDPDQVSPLSLLLSWFPMLLLIGVWVFFMRQMQGRGGGGVMGFGKSRARMLNEETKRVTFEDVAGIEEAKEELSEIVEFLKDPKKFQRLGGKIPKGALLVGPPGTGKTLIARAVAGEAGVPFFSISGSDFVEMFVGVGASRVRDMFEQGKKNAPCIIFIDEIDAVGRHRGAGLGGGNDEREQTLNQLLVEMDGFEGTEGVIIIAATNRPDVLDPALLRPGRFDRQVVIPNPDVKGREKILKVHIRNVPVARDVDLGVIARGTPGFSGADLANLVNEAALLAARRNKRVVTQTEFEDAKDKVMMGAERRSMAMSEDEKKLTAYHEAGHAVVALHEPQSDPIHKATIVPRGRALGMVMRLPDGDRLSLKRDKLHADLAVAMGGRVAEEVIFGDDKVTTGASGDIRMATDMARRMVTEWGMSGKLGLVHYGANQEEVFLGHSVTQSKNISEETANVIDSEIKRLVQAGYDRAKDVLTTHIDELHKVAQALLEYELLSGEEIKAILRGEKIVRKDDSDNDAAIAATPTSSVPRGGSDAGPVTPESQPEA from the coding sequence ATGGCATGGCTTGGCGTCATTCTGGTGCTGGGTTTTATCTATTCCGGCTTCGTCCAGAATCATGACCTGACCGGCAAGGGCGCCATCCAGGCGCTGGCCTATAGCGACTTCATGAACGACGCGCGCAAGGGCGATGTCGAGCAGGTCGTGATCAAGGGCCAGGACGTCAAGGGCCAGCTCAAGGACGGCACCCAGTTTACGACCATGGTCCCGGAAAACGAAAACGTGGTCGAACGCCTGTCGGGCACCAGCGTCAAGATCACCGCGCAAAAACCGGACCCGGATCAGGTTTCGCCGCTTTCCCTGCTTTTGTCGTGGTTCCCGATGCTGCTTTTGATCGGCGTCTGGGTGTTTTTCATGCGTCAGATGCAAGGCCGCGGCGGCGGTGGCGTGATGGGCTTTGGCAAGTCCCGCGCCCGGATGCTGAACGAGGAAACCAAGCGCGTCACCTTCGAGGACGTGGCGGGCATCGAGGAAGCGAAGGAAGAACTTTCCGAAATCGTCGAGTTTCTCAAGGACCCCAAGAAATTCCAGCGTCTGGGCGGCAAGATCCCGAAAGGCGCGCTGCTGGTCGGCCCGCCGGGCACCGGTAAAACCCTGATTGCCCGCGCCGTCGCGGGCGAGGCCGGGGTGCCGTTCTTCTCCATCTCCGGCTCCGACTTTGTGGAAATGTTCGTCGGTGTGGGCGCAAGCCGCGTGCGCGACATGTTCGAACAGGGCAAGAAAAATGCGCCCTGCATTATCTTCATCGACGAAATCGACGCGGTCGGCCGTCATCGTGGCGCCGGCCTTGGCGGCGGCAACGACGAACGCGAACAGACATTAAACCAGTTGCTGGTCGAGATGGACGGGTTCGAGGGGACGGAGGGCGTGATCATCATCGCCGCCACCAACCGGCCCGACGTGCTCGACCCGGCGCTGCTGCGTCCCGGTCGTTTCGACCGTCAGGTCGTGATTCCGAATCCGGACGTCAAGGGCCGTGAAAAGATTTTAAAGGTCCATATCCGCAACGTGCCGGTGGCGCGCGACGTCGATCTGGGCGTTATCGCCCGCGGCACGCCCGGTTTTTCGGGCGCGGATCTGGCCAATCTGGTGAACGAGGCGGCCTTGCTTGCCGCCCGGCGCAACAAGCGCGTCGTCACCCAGACGGAATTCGAGGACGCCAAGGACAAAGTGATGATGGGCGCCGAACGCCGCTCCATGGCGATGTCCGAGGACGAAAAGAAACTCACCGCCTATCACGAGGCAGGACATGCCGTGGTCGCCTTGCACGAACCGCAATCCGACCCGATCCACAAGGCCACGATCGTGCCGCGCGGCCGCGCGCTGGGCATGGTGATGCGCCTGCCCGACGGCGACCGGCTCAGCCTCAAGCGCGACAAGCTGCATGCCGACCTCGCGGTCGCGATGGGCGGCCGCGTGGCCGAGGAAGTCATCTTCGGCGACGACAAGGTGACCACCGGTGCCAGCGGCGACATCCGCATGGCGACCGACATGGCGCGGCGCATGGTGACCGAATGGGGTATGTCCGGGAAGCTGGGTCTGGTCCATTACGGCGCCAATCAGGAGGAAGTGTTTCTGGGTCATTCTGTGACCCAGTCCAAGAATATTTCCGAAGAAACGGCGAATGTGATCGACTCGGAAATAAAACGCCTCGTTCAGGCCGGATACGACCGTGCCAAGGATGTCCTGACCACCCATATCGACGAATTGCACAAGGTGGCGCAGGCGCTTTTGGAATATGAATTGCTTTCGGGCGAGGAGATCAAGGCGATTTTGCGTGGTGAAAAAATCGTCCGCAAGGATGACAGCGACAACGACGCCGCGATCGCAGCCACACCCACCAGCTCGGTGCCGCGTGGCGGATCGGACGCGGGGCCGGTCACTCCGGAATCACAGCCCGAAGCGTAA
- a CDS encoding sugar transferase gives MIKRTFDIIAAACGLLIFSPVIAVFMFLVWRQDGHSPFYMGPRVGLNGTPFRMAKLRSMVKNADKSGVDSTGANDMRITRVGHMIRRYKLDEITQLWNVLRGDMSLVGPRPNVKRETDLYTTEERKLLSVRPGITDIASIVFSDEGDILKDQPDPDIAYNQLIRPGKSRLGILYVENASLWLDIRLILLTVVAILDKPKALQGVQQILAALGAPEDLRRIAARHEPLQPAPPPGASEIVTTRDKVAA, from the coding sequence ATGATCAAACGCACTTTCGATATCATCGCGGCTGCCTGCGGCCTGCTGATCTTCAGCCCCGTCATCGCCGTGTTCATGTTTCTGGTCTGGCGGCAGGATGGACATTCGCCGTTTTACATGGGGCCGCGCGTAGGATTGAACGGCACGCCGTTTCGCATGGCCAAGCTGCGTTCCATGGTCAAGAACGCCGATAAATCCGGTGTCGATTCGACCGGCGCCAACGACATGCGCATCACGCGCGTGGGCCACATGATCCGGCGTTACAAGCTGGACGAAATCACGCAGCTTTGGAACGTACTTCGGGGCGACATGTCGCTGGTCGGCCCACGTCCCAACGTCAAACGCGAAACCGATCTGTATACGACCGAGGAACGCAAGCTTCTGAGCGTGCGGCCCGGCATCACCGACATCGCATCGATCGTGTTTTCGGACGAGGGCGACATCCTCAAGGACCAGCCCGACCCGGATATCGCCTACAACCAGTTGATCCGCCCCGGCAAAAGTCGCCTTGGAATCCTGTACGTCGAAAATGCTTCCTTGTGGCTCGACATCCGCTTGATTCTTTTGACCGTCGTCGCGATTCTGGACAAGCCAAAGGCGCTGCAGGGCGTGCAGCAAATTCTGGCCGCGCTGGGCGCGCCCGAAGACCTGCGTCGTATCGCCGCGCGGCACGAGCCATTGCAACCCGCGCCGCCGCCCGGCGCCAGCGAAATCGTCACCACCAGAGACAAGGTAGCCGCATGA